A DNA window from Tachysurus vachellii isolate PV-2020 chromosome 20, HZAU_Pvac_v1, whole genome shotgun sequence contains the following coding sequences:
- the LOC132863530 gene encoding adhesion G-protein coupled receptor F1-like produces the protein MTNTSLIVNDVVPSDSGEYACNTTINSMPNINYQFITIQPYPNIQVTSNKVVLCLDTTIPLQCCFQGIYGVSLYVNSRVCSQSSTVSADSSSCLSCNYDSKKQDCQTVDQNIQVTCQLTSPMNGNSYPASSTIRITNTAFNCYNDAFGAGNVSTIQTINCTGDFVGFQVAQCSSNGWNIIENNCVLRAIQQFQDEAKNLQVGDIKTFMDRFSGNVTLLTENITDSTATIIAIVDILTIVSNLSLTTAIDQPIMEDVLNTTNAVGSDGARDSWLHINNNNASMNASSELLKSTENFGSRLPNTSFSIKIESTSLNKINITTSSFLEEFGINLTTQISLPEITPPTFITVIVSPAFNNILPARTLTYNDSSQTDTKINGDVAIIKANSIINNISLSFDVINTTLGNPQCVFWNFSLLNGVGGWDSTGCQLKLLGNKTERYTCECNHTTSFSILMSPFNLDNLALNYITYIGVGISMASLVLCLIIEIIIWKSVTGNDTSFMRHVSIVNIAVSLLIANICFISGAAVVKLEGPCSTATFFMHFFYLAVFFWMFLSALLLLYRTLMVFSRMTRGAMMGIGFTVGYGAPLIIAVVTVASTAGGKGYIQQGYNCWLNWDKTKALLAFVIPALTIVAINLLVLIVVLCKILIRGVNASTQPDEKHPLVVIARCVAILTPLFGLTWGFGIGTLVSNNLGVHGMFAFFNSLQGFFILLVGTLLDSKVREALAGTFSLRNLSSNRTRSTSAGPSSSSGINFIQRLQRRNVYNVSNGEMLSSSNTNASVDG, from the exons ATGACTAACACTAGTCTAATTGTGAACGATGTTGTTCCCAGTGACAGCG GTGAATATGCCTGCAATACAACAATAAACTCTATGCCCAATATTAACTATCAGTTCATTACTATTCAGCCATACCCCAATATCCAAGTAACCAGTAACAAAGTTGTACTATGTTTGGATACAACAATCCCACTTCAGTGTTGTTTTCAGGGGATTTATGGAGTGAGTTTATATGTTAACTCCAGAGTTTGCAGCCAATCATCAACAg TCTCTGCAGACTCATCATCATGTTTATCATGTAACTATGATAGTAAAAAACAGGACTGCCAGACTGTAGACCAAAACATACAGGTGACATGTCAACTAACATCACCCATGAACGGAAACAGTTACCCAGCGAGCTCCACAATACGTATAACGAACACTG catttaacTGCTATAATGATGCATTTGGAGCTGGAAATGTGAGCACAATACAAACCATTAACTGTACTGGAGACTTTGTTGGCTTTCAAGTAGCTCAGTGTAGTTCAAATGGCTGGAACATTATAGAAAACAATTGTGTTCTTCGTGCCATCCAACAGTTCCAAGATGAAGCTAAg AATTTACAGGTGGGAGACATCAAGACATTTATGGACAGGTTCAGCGGTAATGTTACATTACTGACTGAAAACATCACTGACTCGACAGCAACCATAATAGCAATTGTAGACATACTAACCATCGTTTCAAATCTCTCACTAACAACTGCAATCGACCAACCGATTATGGAG GATGTCCTAAACACAACCAATGCTGTTGGATCAGATGGTGCACGGGACTCATGGCTgcatataaacaacaacaatgcatCCATGAATGCCAGCTCTGAACTTCTAAAGTCAACTGAAAATTTTGGAAGCAGGCTCCCTAATACAAGCTTCAGTATAAAAATAGAGTCTACGTCTCTCAATAAGATTAACATTACTACTAGTTCCTTTTTGGAAGAATTTGGTATCAATTTAACAACACAAATAAGTCTTCCTGAGATTACCCCACCAACGTTCATCACCGTTATAGTTTCTCCAGCATTTAACAACATCTTACCTGCTCGAACTCTGACCTACAATGACAGCAGTCAGACTGACACCAAGATCAATGGAGACGTAGCCATTATTAAGGCAAACTCAATAATTaacaacatctctctctcttttgatgTCATAAATACTACATTGGGAAACCCTCAGTGTGTCTTTTGGAACTTTAGTCTTCTGAATGGTGTTGGTGGATGGGACTCAACTGGATGTCAGTTAAAGCTATTAGGGAATAAAACTGAAAGATACACATGTGAGTGCAATCACACAACCTCTTTTTCAATCCTGATGTCACCATTTAACCTGGATAACTTAGCCTTAAACTATATAACTTACATCGGTGTTGGCATTTCAATGGCTAGCTTGGTTTTGTGCCTCATCATTGAAATCATCATATGGAAATCAGTGACAGGAAATGACACATCCTTCATGCGCCATGTCTCCATAGTCAACATTGCTGTCTCCCTTTTGATTGCTAACATTTGCTTCATCAGTGGAGCAGCTGTTGTTAAACTAGAAGGTCCCTGCAGTACAGCGACGTTCTTCATGCATTTCTTTTATCTTGCTGTTTTCTTCTGGATGTTTCTGTCAGCACTTTTGCTCCTCTACCGCACCCTCATGGTCTTTTCCAGAATGACCAGAGGAGCAATGATGGGCATAGGTTTCACTGTAGGCTATGGAGCCCCGTTAATTATAGCTGTCGTTACTGTGGCATCTACAGCTGGAGGCAAAGGATACATTCAACAAGGTTACAATTGTTGGCTGAACTGGGATAAAACAAAGGCTCTCCTGGCATTTGTGATTCCTGCTCTGACGATTGTAGCTATAAACCTCCTGGTGCTTATTGTGGTTCTGTGTAAGATCTTGATTAGAGGAGTTAATGCTTCCACTCAGCCAGATGAGAAACATCCCCTAGTGGTCATTGCTAGATGTGTGGCGATTTTAACACCTCTCTTTGGTCTAACGTGGGGATTCGGCATTGGGACCTTGGTGTCAAATAACTTAGGAGTTCATGGGATGTTTGCATTCTTTAATTCACTGCAG GGTTTCTTTATTTTGCTGGTCGGTACTTTACTGGATAGTAAG GTCCGAGAAGCGTTAGCAGGAACGTTTTCACTGAGGAACTTAAGCTCAAATCGCACAAgg AGTACAAGTGCAGGGCCATCATCCTCAAGTGGAATTAATTTCATTCAGAGGTTACAGAGAAGAA ATGTGTACAATGTCTCaaatggagaaatgttgtcttcAAGCAACACAAATGCATCTGTTGATGGTTAA